In Cynocephalus volans isolate mCynVol1 chromosome 3, mCynVol1.pri, whole genome shotgun sequence, one DNA window encodes the following:
- the TLNRD1 gene encoding talin rod domain-containing protein 1 — protein sequence MASGSAGKPTGEAASPAPASAVAGACPQPRKRLVSVCDHCKSKMQLVADLLLLSSEARPVLFEGPASSCAGVESFEQCRDTIIARTKGLSILTHDVQSQLNMGRFGEAGDSLVELGDLVVSLTECSAHAAYLAAVATPGAQPAQPGLVDRYRVTRCRHEVEQGCAVLRATPLADMTPQLLLEVSQGLSRNLKFLTDACALASDKSRDRFSREQFKLGVKCMSTSASALLACVREVKAAPSELARSRCALFSGPLVQAVSALVGFATEPQFLGRAAAVSAEGKAVQTAILGGAMSVVSACVLLTQCLRDLAQHPDGGAKMSDHRERLRNSACAVSEGCTLLSQALRERSSPRTLPPVNSNSVN from the coding sequence ATGGCTAGCGGCAGCGCTGGGAAGCCCACTGGCGAGGCGGCTTCTCCGGCCCCTGCGAGCGCTGTCGCCGGAGCTTGCCCGCAGCCGCGGAAGAGGCTGGTGTCCGTCTGCGACCACTGCAAGAGCAAGATGCAGCTGGTGGctgacctgctgctgctgtcgAGCGAGGCGCGGCCCGTGCTCTTTGAGGGTCCCGCCTCCTCTTGTGCCGGTGTCGAATCCTTCGAGCAGTGCCGGGACACCATCATAGCGCGCACCAAGGGGCTCTCCATCCTCACCCACGACGTGCAGAGCCAGCTCAACATGGGCCGCTTCGGGGAGGCGGGGGACAGCCTGGTGGAGCTGGGCGACCTGGTGGTGTCGCTGACTGAATGCTCGGCCCATGCGGCCTACCTGGCGGCCGTGGCCACGCCGGGCGCGCAGCCCGCGCAGCCGGGCCTGGTGGACCGCTACCGCGTGACGCGCTGCCGCCACGAGGTGGAGCAGGGCTGCGCGGTGCTGCGCGCCACACCGCTGGCCGACATGACGCCGCAGCTGCTGCTGGAGGTGTCGCAGGGCCTGTCGCGTAACCTCAAGTTCCTGACGGACGCGTGCGCCCTGGCCAGTGACAAGTCGCGGGACCGCTTTTCGCGTGAACAGTTCAAGCTGGGCGTCAAGTGCATGAGCACGAGCGCGTCGGCACTGCTGGCCTGTGTGCGCGAGGTGAAAGCGGCACCCAGCGAGCTGGCCCGCAGCCGCTGCGCACTCTTCAGCGGGCCCCTGGTGCAGGCGGTGAGCGCCCTGGTGGGCTTCGCCACCGAGCCGCAGTTCCTGGGTCGCGCGGCGGCCGTGAGCGCCGAGGGCAAGGCGGTGCAGACCGCCATCCTGGGCGGCGCCATGAGCGTGGTGTCGGCCTGCGTGCTCCTGACCCAGTGCCTCAGGGATCTGGCGCAGCACCCGGACGGGGGCGCCAAGATGTCGGACCACAGGGAGAGGCTGAGGAACTCGGCCTGCGCCGTGTCTGAAGGCTGCACCCTGCTATCTCAGGCTTTAAGGGAGAGGTCTTCGCCCAGGACTTTACCGCCAGTGAATTCCAATTCTGTGAATTAG
- the MESD gene encoding LRP chaperone MESD gives MAASSWARTAVVLLFASDLLLLVLQPPPGDCATDGPAGTPGEATPPPRKKKKDIRDYNDADMARLLEQWEKDDDIEEGDLPEHKRPPAPVDFSQIDPGKPESILKMTKKGKTLMMFVTVSGNPTEKETEEITSLWQGSLFNANYDVQRFIVGSDRAIFMLRDGSYAWEIKDFLVSQDRCADVTLEGQVYPGKGGGSQEKNKTKQEKGKKKKEGDLKSQASKEDNRARNKREDL, from the exons ATGGCGGCCTCCAGCTGGGCGCGTACGGCTGTAGTCCTGCTTTTTGCCTCTGACCTCCTGCTGCTGGTTCTGCAGCCGCCGCCTGGGGACTGCGCGACCGACGGCCCGGCCGGAACGCCCGGAGAGGCTACCCCACCTCCCCGGAAGAAGAAGAAGGATATTCGCGATTACAATGATGCGGACATGGCGCGTCTTCTGGAACAGTGGGAG AAAGATGATGACATAGAAGAAGGAGATCTGCCAGAGCACAAGAGACCCCCAGCACCTGTTGACTTCTCACAGATAGACCCGGGCAAGCCTGAAAGCATATTGAAAATGACGAAAAAAGGGAAGACTCTCATGATGTTTGTCACTGTATCAGGAAACCCCACTGAGAAAGAGACGGAGGAAATCACAAGCCTGTGGCAGGGCAGTCTTTTCAATGCCAACTATGACGTCCAGAG GTTCATTGTGGGATCAGACCGTGCTATCTTCATGCTTCGTGATGGGAGCTACGCCTGGGAGATTAAGGACTTCTTGGTCAGTCAGGACAGGTGTGCTGATGTAACTCTGGAAGGACAGGTTTACCCTGGCAAAGGAGGAGGAAGCcaagagaagaataaaacaaagcaagagaagggtaaaaagaagaaggaaggagatcTGAAATCTCAGGCATCTAAGGAGGACAATCGAGCtaggaataaaagagaagacCTGTAA